The genomic region GCAGGTTACGTTATATCGCGCCCGCTGAATCAGACGATGGATTATGGCATGCGGCTGGCGGGCATGGCCAATACTGCATTTACCGATCGTAACGCTGGCGGTCGTATTGCAGGCAAGGATGAACTGAATAGCGCTATTGTCAAAGCAGTGCGTTACGGCGGCGGTACCCGCGACAGCGCGGCCGAGACCCTCGATACGTTGATCGCCTCCGGTGCCATGTCGGCCAAGGATGCGATGGGGATGCTGCCGACGCTGGTGCGTTCTGGCACAGCTTCTGGTGCTGACCCCAACCAGCTTGCCCAGATCGGCATCCGTGGCATGCAGACCTTTGGCATCAAGCCGGGTGAAATGGGTAATGCCATCGATATGGCGATTACTGCAGGCCAGGCAGGTGGATTCGAGCTGAAGGACATGGCCAAGTGGCTGCCGCAGCAAATGGCGGCGGCCAAGATATCCGGATTATCCGGTACCGCTGGTCTGGCCAAGCTGCTGGCAGCGAACCAGGCATCGGCGATTACTGCTGGCTCGAAAGATGAAGCTGGTAACAACCTGGTGAACCTGCTGACCAAGATCAACAGCAGTGACACGGCAAAAGATGCTCAAAAGCAAGGTATTAATCTGTCTGGCACGCTGGCTGCAGCACGGGGCAAGGGGATGGACGGCATTGATGCTTTTGTCGCCATCACGGATAGCATTGTTGGCAAGGACAAGAATTATCAGGCGCTGCAGGGCAAGCTGAAAACTGCTCAGGGCGGTGATCGCAAGACGATACTTGAAAGCCAGGCCGATATCCTGCAGGGGTCGGCAATCGGTAAAATTGTACAGGACCGGCAGGCATTAATGGCGCTGGTAGGTATCATGAGTAATCGCAGCTATATGGCGGATGTGCAGAAGAAAACACTCGCCGGTGCAGGTGCTACCGAAAAGAATTTTGCTGTAATCTCGGCAGAGGCCGGTTTTAAAGCCCAGCAAGCGGGTAATGAAAAAGTATTTGCCACTCAGAATGCGTTTGAGAAGCTGGCGCCGATGGTGTCATCAACAGCTGACTGGATGACCAGTATGGCTCGTCAGTACCCAGTATTGACTGCTGCAGTCATGGCGGCTACTACGGCACTGACGGCTTTGGCTGCAGCTGCTGCTGCGTCGGGTGTAGCCGGGTTGCTTACAG from Sulfuriferula sp. AH1 harbors:
- a CDS encoding phage tail tape measure protein — protein: MSGKLELELIMRLRDLASGAFTGSQRNMQSEIGRTQSSVDLLTRKMQGYERQTSTAIQKNDNLLAGVRRLANERGPVALINGLRTVSEQAARAQRMIEGMSRAAAGVAAAGYVISRPLNQTMDYGMRLAGMANTAFTDRNAGGRIAGKDELNSAIVKAVRYGGGTRDSAAETLDTLIASGAMSAKDAMGMLPTLVRSGTASGADPNQLAQIGIRGMQTFGIKPGEMGNAIDMAITAGQAGGFELKDMAKWLPQQMAAAKISGLSGTAGLAKLLAANQASAITAGSKDEAGNNLVNLLTKINSSDTAKDAQKQGINLSGTLAAARGKGMDGIDAFVAITDSIVGKDKNYQALQGKLKTAQGGDRKTILESQADILQGSAIGKIVQDRQALMALVGIMSNRSYMADVQKKTLAGAGATEKNFAVISAEAGFKAQQAGNEKVFATQNAFEKLAPMVSSTADWMTSMARQYPVLTAAVMAATTALTALAAAAAASGVAGLLTGRGGGALAQKAGGSLLTRLGVTAAFAGGSSLTTMAGLGASGLATIAGGVGVAGAAGYGVGSLVNKGIEGTAFADSLGRSIARALAFMGSAEARQSLKVEVDVKNGNIVAAVNQANARQASRH